A genomic stretch from Xenopus laevis strain J_2021 chromosome 6S, Xenopus_laevis_v10.1, whole genome shotgun sequence includes:
- the c6orf62.S gene encoding uncharacterized protein C6orf62 homolog translates to MGDPNCRKKQALNRLRSQLRKKRESLADQFEFKMYVAFVFKDKKKKSALFEVADVIPVMTNNYEENILKGVRDSSYSLESSIELLQKDIVQLHAPRYQSMRRDVIGCTQEMDFILWPRNDIEKIVCLLFSRWKGSEEPYRPVQAKFEFHHGDYEKHLLHILSRKDKTGIVVNNPSQSVFLFIDRQHLQTPKSKATIFKLCSICLYLPQEQLTHWVVGTIEDHLRPYMPE, encoded by the exons atgggGGACCCAAACTGTCGCAAGAAGCAGGCTCTTAACAGACTGCGCTCTCAGCTACGGAAGAAGAGAGAATCTTTAGCTGACCAGTTTGAATTCAAGATGTACGTCGCTTTTGTGTTCAAGGACAAG aaaaagaaGTCGGCATTATTTGAGGTGGCTGACGTGATTCCAGTTATGACCAATAACTATGAAGAAAATATTCTGAAAGGTGTGCGAGATTCCAGCTATTCCTTGGAAAGTTCCATTGAGCTTCTACAGAAGGATATAGTACAGCTTCATGCACCTCGCTACCAGTCCATGCGCAGG GATGTTATTGGATGCACTCAAGAGATGGACTTTATTCTTTGGCCAAGGAATGACATTGAGAAGATTGTCTGTCTTCTTTTTTCAAGATGGAAGGGATCTGAAGAACCCTACAGGCCAGTTCAG GCCAAGTTTGAATTTCATCACGGAGATTATGAAAAACATCTTCTGCACATTCTGAGCCGGAAAGACAAGACTGGTATTGTTGTAAACAATCCTAGCCAGTCAGTGTTCCTATTTATTGATAGACAACATTTGCAG ACTCCTAAAAGCAAAGCTACAATCTTCAAGTTATGCAGCATCTGTCTGTACCTGCCACAGGAACAACTTACCCATTGGGTAGTTGGCACTATTGAGGATCACCTTCGCCCTTACATGCCAGAATAA
- the adnp2.S gene encoding activity-dependent neuroprotector homeobox protein 2 isoform X2 yields MFQPPVNSLEKIRKARKRVKQILLQIGLESCRELLEDYRSKTFCCSLCKFSTKLLSSFKSHLKRYHDDEREQELMATCPSCPFTSQSTTVVKHMRIFHSSTRKNPSNNTRENVNVPRNHLTVKFSCTKCPYTDTLYYSMKKHVLMTHYEDLVVSFFGEKTEEDIANISLKSTISFFKLQPVDKFYCKKCNSTASSYDRLVYHILTSEKHRDLEQKLRADISETSREQIRKMQTKQIDFIPKKLVPRSNAPITINHTIKLATVPQNGPSQAMATSITHAQNAVPPLAAVATSSGSLTPKSPAASSPNNQVKFITASLPQNPNITLQASLPQQVFVSQRFPVNQPVATVLPPGCIVPTAQTTVRSAVLPTAQTPIKHAVLPMNQTLPGGLLPVNQPAVLACPPQTLQPNIINMNQAIRSAVFPVNQSDNSAQNTFLTAPIFRQLIPTGKQVNGIPTYTLAPISVTLPVAPCPVPAVNPPKAPVQNSQPDKAIQVSLSPAVAPSPPVAQVIQTPQQKSSGLNTPGPFGKETKIWKMCPVCDELFPSNVYEVHMQIAHVKGRNAKVTPKSSSMEMTQCVTIAAQASFLKVLKENCIRCLSCRCLASEELLKHLLMHGMVCLYCKAVFHELKNFVYHMKIMHLGKKKIHPDFSKKGFEIPSDVNGNVHFHHFDFNFKASKDELGDKDINLVVVTGTNSAAPIYIKIQNKNTLLGDQPSAKCPFCNCGLSNTEGYEAHLKDRHHIMPTVHTILKMPAFKCVHCCGVYTGSMTLSAVDVHLLRCRNAPKDSSSGMESTNDDNVEKGMPLSQAETKCTPQANIADNVEHELPVPSKRRKVEVNIDSSESHEELSLDILALVPNQSETSYDYKKDFLVKYFNARPYPSKKEIELLSRLLDMWKSDVASCMGTRRYMCMKALKNHKQRVLLGFQMSELKKVKHNLDLNEDY; encoded by the coding sequence GATTACAGGTCAAAGACATTTTGCTGCAGTCTTTGCAAATTTTCAACCAAGTTACTTTCTTCATTCAAGAGTCATCTAAAACGCTATCATGATGATGAAAGGGAGCAAGAGCTTATGGCTACTTGCCCCAGCTGCCCATTTACTTCACAGTCAACAACTGTGGTAAAACACATGAGAATATTTCACTCAAGTACTAGAAAAAACCCTTCCAATAACACAAGAGAGAATGTAAATGTACCTAGAAATCATCTGACTGTAAAGTTTTCTTGTACCAAATGTCCTTATACAGACACATTATACTACAGTATGAAAAAGCATGTTCTTATGACCCATTATGAAGACCTAGTTGTttcattttttggagaaaaaacagaAGAAGACATTGCAAATATAAGCTTGAAATccaccatttctttttttaagctcCAGCCCGTTGATAAATTTTATTGCAAGAAATGTAATTCGACTGCAAGCTCTTATGACCGACTGGTGTACCATATTCTAACATCTGAAAAACACAGAGACCTGGAACAAAAGCTGAGGGCTGACATTTCAGAAACTAGTAGGGAACAAATTAGAAAAATGCAAACAAAGCAAATAGACTTTATTCCTAAAAAATTGGTACCCAGATCAAATGCTCCAATCACAATTAATCACACCATAAAATTAGCTACTGTGCCTCAAAATGGGCCTAGTCAAGCAATGGCAACGTCTATTACCCATGCCCAAAATGCTGTACCACCACTAGCTGCTGTCGCAACTTCTTCAGGGAGTTTGACCCCTAAATCACCTGCTGCAAGTTCCCCGAATAATCAAGTTAAATTTATAACTGCTTCTCTACCACAGAATCCAAACATTACCCTTCAAGCATCCCTTCCTCAGCAAGTGTTTGTATCCCAAAGGTTTCCAGTTAACCAGCCTGTTGCAACAGTCCTTCCTCCCGGATGTATTGTTCCTACAGCTCAGACTACAGTAAGGTCTGCTGTCCTTCCCACGGCTCAAACTCCTATAAAACATGCTGTTCTTCCTATGAATCAAACATTGCCTGGGGGGTTGCTTCCTGTAAATCAACCGGCAGTACTTGCTTGTCCTCCTCAGACTTTGCAACCCAATATCATCAACATGAATCAAGCAATACGGTCAGCAGTTTTCCCAGTAAATCAATCTGATAATTCTGCACAAAACACTTTCCTCACAGCCCCAATATTTAGGCAGCTCATTCCAACCGGTAAACAAGTAAATGGCATACCTACATATACCCTTGCTCCAATCTCTGTAACCTTGCCAGTGGCTCCATGTCCTGTTCCTGCTGTCAACCCTCCAAAAGCACCAGTACAAAATTCACAGCCAGATAAAGCAATACAAGTTTCACTTTCTCCTGCTGTTGCACCATCACCTCCTGTTGCTCAGGTGATACAGACACCCCAACAGAAAAGCTCAGGCCTTAACACTCCAGGTCCATTTGGTAAAGAGACTAAAATATGGAAGATGTGCCCAGTTTGCGATGAGCTCTTTCCTTCAAATGTTTATgaagtgcatatgcaaattgctcATGTCAAAGGACGAAATGCAAAAGTGACACCTAAATCAAGTAGTATGGAAATGACACAATGTGTAACTATTGCAGCACAAGCTTCTTTCTTgaaagttttgaaagaaaattgCATTAGATGTTTGTCTTGCAGGTGCTTGGCATCAGAAGAACTTTTAAAACATCTGTTGATGCATGGCATGGTGTGTTTGTACTGCAAAGCTGTATTCCATGAACTGAAGAACTTTGTCTATCACATGAAAAttatgcatttgggcaaaaagaaaatacatccaGACTTTTCCAAGAAAGGATTTGAAATCCCCAGTGATGTAAATGGCAATGTACATTTTCACCATTTTGATTTCAACTTCAAAGCATCAAAGGATGAGCTTGGCGACAAAGATATAAATCTTGTTGTAGTAACAGGAACTAATTCTGCTGCTCCCATATACATTAAAATCcagaataaaaatactttattaggTGACCAGCCAAGTGCAAAATGTCCCTTTTGCAACTGTGGGTTATCTAACACAGAAGGGTATGAGGCACATTTAAAAGATAGGCACCATATAATGCCAACAGTTCATACAATATTGAAAATGCCAGCGTTTAAATGTGTCCATTGCTGTGGTGTCTATACAGGAAGTATGACACTCTCAGCTGTTGATGTGCACTTACTTCGATGCCGGAATGCACCTAAAGATAGCAGCTCTGGAATGGAGTCTACTAATGATGATAATGTTGAGAAAGGAATGCCACTTTCTCAGGCAGAGACAAAATGCACCCCTCAAGCAAATATTGCAGATAATGTGGAACATGAGTTGCCTGTGCCTTCAAAAAGAAGAAAGGTTGAAGTTAACATTGACTCTTCAGAAAGCCATGAAGAACTTTCTCTTGATATCCTTGCTTTGGTCCCAAACCAATCTGAAACTTCCTATGACTACAAAAAAGACTTTTTGGTCAAATATTTTAACGCAAGGCCATATCCGAGCAAAAAAGAGATAGAATTGCTGTCCAGATTGCTAGATATGTGGAAAAGTGATGTTGCCTCATGTATGGGCACAAGGAGATACATGTGCATGAAAGCTCTCAAGAACCATAAACAGCGGGTGCTACTTGGATTTCAGATGTCTGAACTTAAAAAAGTGAAGCATAATTTAGACTTAAATGAAGATTACTAA
- the adnp2.S gene encoding activity-dependent neuroprotector homeobox protein 2 isoform X1, with translation MFQPPVNSLEKIRKARKRVKQILLQIGLESCRELLEEINSSNPGDKSVSSTSWEDVSLWEPNGRRNDYRSKTFCCSLCKFSTKLLSSFKSHLKRYHDDEREQELMATCPSCPFTSQSTTVVKHMRIFHSSTRKNPSNNTRENVNVPRNHLTVKFSCTKCPYTDTLYYSMKKHVLMTHYEDLVVSFFGEKTEEDIANISLKSTISFFKLQPVDKFYCKKCNSTASSYDRLVYHILTSEKHRDLEQKLRADISETSREQIRKMQTKQIDFIPKKLVPRSNAPITINHTIKLATVPQNGPSQAMATSITHAQNAVPPLAAVATSSGSLTPKSPAASSPNNQVKFITASLPQNPNITLQASLPQQVFVSQRFPVNQPVATVLPPGCIVPTAQTTVRSAVLPTAQTPIKHAVLPMNQTLPGGLLPVNQPAVLACPPQTLQPNIINMNQAIRSAVFPVNQSDNSAQNTFLTAPIFRQLIPTGKQVNGIPTYTLAPISVTLPVAPCPVPAVNPPKAPVQNSQPDKAIQVSLSPAVAPSPPVAQVIQTPQQKSSGLNTPGPFGKETKIWKMCPVCDELFPSNVYEVHMQIAHVKGRNAKVTPKSSSMEMTQCVTIAAQASFLKVLKENCIRCLSCRCLASEELLKHLLMHGMVCLYCKAVFHELKNFVYHMKIMHLGKKKIHPDFSKKGFEIPSDVNGNVHFHHFDFNFKASKDELGDKDINLVVVTGTNSAAPIYIKIQNKNTLLGDQPSAKCPFCNCGLSNTEGYEAHLKDRHHIMPTVHTILKMPAFKCVHCCGVYTGSMTLSAVDVHLLRCRNAPKDSSSGMESTNDDNVEKGMPLSQAETKCTPQANIADNVEHELPVPSKRRKVEVNIDSSESHEELSLDILALVPNQSETSYDYKKDFLVKYFNARPYPSKKEIELLSRLLDMWKSDVASCMGTRRYMCMKALKNHKQRVLLGFQMSELKKVKHNLDLNEDY, from the coding sequence GATTACAGGTCAAAGACATTTTGCTGCAGTCTTTGCAAATTTTCAACCAAGTTACTTTCTTCATTCAAGAGTCATCTAAAACGCTATCATGATGATGAAAGGGAGCAAGAGCTTATGGCTACTTGCCCCAGCTGCCCATTTACTTCACAGTCAACAACTGTGGTAAAACACATGAGAATATTTCACTCAAGTACTAGAAAAAACCCTTCCAATAACACAAGAGAGAATGTAAATGTACCTAGAAATCATCTGACTGTAAAGTTTTCTTGTACCAAATGTCCTTATACAGACACATTATACTACAGTATGAAAAAGCATGTTCTTATGACCCATTATGAAGACCTAGTTGTttcattttttggagaaaaaacagaAGAAGACATTGCAAATATAAGCTTGAAATccaccatttctttttttaagctcCAGCCCGTTGATAAATTTTATTGCAAGAAATGTAATTCGACTGCAAGCTCTTATGACCGACTGGTGTACCATATTCTAACATCTGAAAAACACAGAGACCTGGAACAAAAGCTGAGGGCTGACATTTCAGAAACTAGTAGGGAACAAATTAGAAAAATGCAAACAAAGCAAATAGACTTTATTCCTAAAAAATTGGTACCCAGATCAAATGCTCCAATCACAATTAATCACACCATAAAATTAGCTACTGTGCCTCAAAATGGGCCTAGTCAAGCAATGGCAACGTCTATTACCCATGCCCAAAATGCTGTACCACCACTAGCTGCTGTCGCAACTTCTTCAGGGAGTTTGACCCCTAAATCACCTGCTGCAAGTTCCCCGAATAATCAAGTTAAATTTATAACTGCTTCTCTACCACAGAATCCAAACATTACCCTTCAAGCATCCCTTCCTCAGCAAGTGTTTGTATCCCAAAGGTTTCCAGTTAACCAGCCTGTTGCAACAGTCCTTCCTCCCGGATGTATTGTTCCTACAGCTCAGACTACAGTAAGGTCTGCTGTCCTTCCCACGGCTCAAACTCCTATAAAACATGCTGTTCTTCCTATGAATCAAACATTGCCTGGGGGGTTGCTTCCTGTAAATCAACCGGCAGTACTTGCTTGTCCTCCTCAGACTTTGCAACCCAATATCATCAACATGAATCAAGCAATACGGTCAGCAGTTTTCCCAGTAAATCAATCTGATAATTCTGCACAAAACACTTTCCTCACAGCCCCAATATTTAGGCAGCTCATTCCAACCGGTAAACAAGTAAATGGCATACCTACATATACCCTTGCTCCAATCTCTGTAACCTTGCCAGTGGCTCCATGTCCTGTTCCTGCTGTCAACCCTCCAAAAGCACCAGTACAAAATTCACAGCCAGATAAAGCAATACAAGTTTCACTTTCTCCTGCTGTTGCACCATCACCTCCTGTTGCTCAGGTGATACAGACACCCCAACAGAAAAGCTCAGGCCTTAACACTCCAGGTCCATTTGGTAAAGAGACTAAAATATGGAAGATGTGCCCAGTTTGCGATGAGCTCTTTCCTTCAAATGTTTATgaagtgcatatgcaaattgctcATGTCAAAGGACGAAATGCAAAAGTGACACCTAAATCAAGTAGTATGGAAATGACACAATGTGTAACTATTGCAGCACAAGCTTCTTTCTTgaaagttttgaaagaaaattgCATTAGATGTTTGTCTTGCAGGTGCTTGGCATCAGAAGAACTTTTAAAACATCTGTTGATGCATGGCATGGTGTGTTTGTACTGCAAAGCTGTATTCCATGAACTGAAGAACTTTGTCTATCACATGAAAAttatgcatttgggcaaaaagaaaatacatccaGACTTTTCCAAGAAAGGATTTGAAATCCCCAGTGATGTAAATGGCAATGTACATTTTCACCATTTTGATTTCAACTTCAAAGCATCAAAGGATGAGCTTGGCGACAAAGATATAAATCTTGTTGTAGTAACAGGAACTAATTCTGCTGCTCCCATATACATTAAAATCcagaataaaaatactttattaggTGACCAGCCAAGTGCAAAATGTCCCTTTTGCAACTGTGGGTTATCTAACACAGAAGGGTATGAGGCACATTTAAAAGATAGGCACCATATAATGCCAACAGTTCATACAATATTGAAAATGCCAGCGTTTAAATGTGTCCATTGCTGTGGTGTCTATACAGGAAGTATGACACTCTCAGCTGTTGATGTGCACTTACTTCGATGCCGGAATGCACCTAAAGATAGCAGCTCTGGAATGGAGTCTACTAATGATGATAATGTTGAGAAAGGAATGCCACTTTCTCAGGCAGAGACAAAATGCACCCCTCAAGCAAATATTGCAGATAATGTGGAACATGAGTTGCCTGTGCCTTCAAAAAGAAGAAAGGTTGAAGTTAACATTGACTCTTCAGAAAGCCATGAAGAACTTTCTCTTGATATCCTTGCTTTGGTCCCAAACCAATCTGAAACTTCCTATGACTACAAAAAAGACTTTTTGGTCAAATATTTTAACGCAAGGCCATATCCGAGCAAAAAAGAGATAGAATTGCTGTCCAGATTGCTAGATATGTGGAAAAGTGATGTTGCCTCATGTATGGGCACAAGGAGATACATGTGCATGAAAGCTCTCAAGAACCATAAACAGCGGGTGCTACTTGGATTTCAGATGTCTGAACTTAAAAAAGTGAAGCATAATTTAGACTTAAATGAAGATTACTAA